A single window of Flavobacterium sp. 140616W15 DNA harbors:
- a CDS encoding glycosyltransferase → MKILLVQHHGFLNGSGGTEKICCYLANNLVNNNFEVEIATNQNSHGNPFFSLDEKIKITNIFDDQVIQKSTLELHNYKGKKLFLWVYYKILKKYSKIYNKILLKKWGGIDELNKFNLSNRSQAWGKYVIASKPDLIITMSISSLLEISYKNDYDIPIINSVNGRPDYDYSDLLWYRSENEMQLLKDSYKSLSGIQVLFESYKEYLPDTFKGKAFTITNPVFQIDDSEIVNHNNVKERFKIVNIATLATNCKQQDVAILVFSRLANKYLNWDLHFWGVGSDLEMLQNLVRQLNIEDRVFFNGFTSNPIDKLKESDLFIFPSKYEGFGLALVEAMTVGLPCIGFETCSGVNELIEHNTNGFLVKNEEEMKDALVTLMTNSDLRKKMGANAHEMAKKHNEKDVLDEWISQINQFLV, encoded by the coding sequence ATGAAAATATTATTAGTTCAACACCATGGTTTTTTAAACGGATCTGGAGGAACAGAAAAAATATGTTGCTATTTAGCTAATAATTTAGTAAATAATAATTTTGAAGTAGAAATAGCTACAAATCAAAATAGTCATGGAAATCCATTTTTTTCTTTGGATGAAAAAATAAAAATAACTAATATTTTTGATGATCAAGTTATTCAAAAAAGTACATTAGAATTACATAACTACAAAGGAAAAAAACTTTTTTTGTGGGTTTATTATAAGATTCTAAAAAAGTACAGCAAGATCTACAATAAAATTTTGTTGAAAAAATGGGGTGGTATTGATGAATTAAATAAATTCAACCTATCTAATCGATCACAGGCTTGGGGAAAATATGTGATAGCATCTAAACCTGATTTAATTATTACAATGAGCATTAGTTCGTTGTTGGAAATTTCGTATAAAAATGATTACGATATCCCAATTATTAATTCTGTAAACGGACGACCAGATTATGATTATTCAGATCTGTTATGGTATCGTTCTGAGAACGAGATGCAGTTACTTAAAGATTCGTATAAAAGCTTAAGTGGTATTCAGGTTTTATTTGAAAGTTATAAGGAATATTTGCCAGATACATTCAAAGGGAAGGCTTTTACTATAACAAATCCAGTTTTTCAAATTGATGATTCAGAAATAGTAAATCATAATAATGTTAAAGAAAGATTTAAAATAGTAAACATAGCCACATTAGCTACAAATTGTAAGCAACAAGATGTTGCTATTTTGGTGTTTTCTCGTTTGGCAAATAAATATTTAAACTGGGATTTACATTTTTGGGGAGTAGGTAGTGATTTAGAAATGTTACAAAATCTGGTGAGACAGTTAAATATTGAAGATAGAGTGTTTTTTAATGGGTTTACAAGTAATCCTATTGATAAGCTGAAAGAATCGGATCTATTTATCTTTCCTAGTAAGTATGAAGGATTTGGACTTGCTCTGGTCGAAGCTATGACTGTAGGGCTTCCTTGCATAGGTTTTGAAACTTGTTCGGGTGTAAATGAATTAATAGAACATAATACGAATGGTTTTTTGGTTAAAAATGAAGAAGAAATGAAAGACGCCTTGGTTACTTTAATGACGAATTCAGACTTGAGAAAAAAAATGGGAGCAAATGCACATGAAATGGCAAAAAAACATAACGAAAAAGATGTTTTAGATGAATGGATTAGCCAAATAAATCAGTTTTTAGTATAA
- a CDS encoding glycosyltransferase, with amino-acid sequence MKSKGLIAEGFLLKRGNRKSKRIKYLLTYSLPRKMNRFVKDFDRTKFEHKEQFAEIIESRNYDYKIISYAYWASLLDNTKKGDNEKWIIDTHDFLTSQFQTNKKFSLSDYFQTEISVLKKFDRVWVISNEEKYVFSQFLDNQLDLITHSLPNNAQDRHVNAKNIDVVYVASENEHNVKSARWFFENVYPNIKRDIKITVIGKIAKYIPEFENVEKIKFIEDLDGVYKKAKIAICPMLSGTGLKIKVVESLSYGLPVVCNERGIDGLLNKTNNGCLVTNCPLEFANYINKLLQEEEFYEAKSLEASKFFIENFDINSTHKVLDDIFFADKKSHSL; translated from the coding sequence ATGAAATCTAAAGGTTTAATTGCAGAAGGTTTTCTTTTAAAAAGAGGAAATAGAAAAAGTAAAAGGATTAAATATCTTTTGACATATTCTTTGCCAAGAAAGATGAATAGATTTGTCAAAGATTTTGATCGGACTAAATTCGAACATAAAGAACAATTTGCTGAAATAATTGAATCAAGAAATTATGACTATAAAATTATTTCCTATGCTTATTGGGCATCACTTTTAGATAATACAAAAAAAGGAGATAATGAAAAATGGATTATTGACACTCATGATTTTTTGACTTCTCAATTTCAAACTAATAAAAAATTTAGTTTAAGTGATTATTTTCAGACAGAAATTTCTGTGCTTAAAAAATTTGATAGAGTTTGGGTAATTTCTAATGAAGAAAAGTATGTTTTTTCACAGTTTTTAGATAATCAACTAGATTTAATAACTCATAGTTTGCCAAATAATGCACAAGACAGGCATGTTAATGCTAAAAACATAGATGTTGTATATGTTGCTAGTGAAAATGAGCATAATGTAAAATCTGCTAGATGGTTTTTTGAAAATGTGTATCCCAATATAAAAAGGGATATAAAAATTACCGTTATAGGAAAAATAGCCAAATATATACCAGAGTTTGAAAATGTAGAGAAAATAAAATTTATTGAAGATTTAGACGGAGTCTACAAAAAAGCCAAAATTGCTATTTGCCCAATGTTGTCAGGAACTGGTTTAAAAATAAAAGTTGTAGAGTCATTATCGTATGGATTACCAGTTGTCTGTAATGAAAGAGGAATAGATGGTTTGCTAAATAAAACAAATAATGGTTGTTTAGTAACTAATTGTCCATTAGAATTTGCAAATTATATTAATAAACTCTTGCAAGAAGAAGAGTTTTATGAGGCAAAAAGTTTAGAGGCATCAAAATTTTTTATAGAAAATTTTGATATAAATAGCACACACAAAGTATTAGATGATATTTTTTTTGCTGATAAGAAGAGTCATTCACTCTAG
- a CDS encoding glycosyltransferase family 4 protein has product MYKSIKLYFRLKKLAQKLKKNKVRIDFLSELKYNSYVLIVDTKIPEFNKDSGSRRLTEIIKMLLHNNVGVFLLADFKEYKYQSEYIEIFKEMGVVVYEPTIDRFNKLITKEGFLKEVLPKVDFVWLHRPEIFNKYYPLVKKYKTEAKIFFDMVDFHYLRFKREFELKGDPKMMEIANKYLELELDNCEKADRIIVISESEKESLKEYYQNNDKAIAIGNIHQYINNVTPVCFENRKELLFIGGFDHTPNVDAVNYLYEEIMPLLWKVLPEISITIIGSNPPASIMELNSEKFKIVGYVKDVSPYFLNSRIFVAPLRYGAGIKGKIGQSLEYGLPLVTTNIGAEGFNFGESENIIIGNTSQEIVDNIIRMYQNEEIWNEISLASQKVIEPFSVDTIRARVLSLIQ; this is encoded by the coding sequence ATGTATAAATCGATCAAATTATATTTCAGATTAAAAAAATTAGCTCAAAAACTAAAAAAAAACAAAGTTAGAATTGACTTTTTAAGTGAATTAAAATATAACTCTTATGTTTTAATTGTTGATACTAAAATACCAGAATTTAATAAAGATTCAGGATCCAGAAGACTAACAGAGATAATTAAGATGCTTTTGCATAATAATGTAGGTGTTTTTTTATTAGCCGATTTTAAAGAATATAAATATCAATCAGAATATATAGAAATATTTAAAGAAATGGGAGTTGTTGTTTATGAACCAACTATCGATAGGTTTAATAAATTAATAACAAAAGAAGGATTTCTGAAAGAGGTTTTACCAAAAGTAGATTTTGTATGGTTGCATAGACCAGAAATTTTTAATAAATATTACCCACTCGTTAAAAAATACAAAACAGAGGCAAAAATATTTTTTGACATGGTTGATTTCCATTATTTAAGATTTAAAAGAGAGTTTGAATTAAAGGGCGATCCAAAAATGATGGAGATTGCGAACAAATACTTAGAACTTGAATTAGATAATTGTGAAAAGGCAGATAGGATTATTGTTATTTCAGAATCTGAAAAGGAAAGTTTAAAGGAGTATTATCAAAATAATGATAAAGCAATAGCAATAGGAAATATCCACCAGTACATAAATAATGTTACTCCTGTATGTTTTGAAAACAGAAAAGAACTACTTTTTATAGGAGGCTTTGATCATACACCAAATGTTGATGCAGTTAATTATTTGTATGAAGAGATTATGCCTTTATTATGGAAAGTATTACCAGAGATTTCAATAACAATTATTGGCAGTAATCCACCAGCATCTATAATGGAGTTAAATTCAGAAAAATTTAAAATTGTAGGCTATGTTAAAGATGTATCTCCATATTTTTTAAACTCACGGATTTTTGTAGCGCCATTGCGTTATGGAGCTGGGATAAAAGGAAAGATTGGACAGAGCTTAGAATATGGCTTGCCATTAGTAACAACAAATATTGGAGCTGAGGGATTTAATTTTGGTGAAAGTGAGAATATAATTATTGGTAATACAAGTCAGGAAATAGTAGATAATATAATTAGAATGTACCAAAATGAAGAAATCTGGAATGAAATTAGTTTAGCTTCACAAAAGGTTATAGAACCATTCTCAGTAGATACAATTAGAGCAAGAGTATTGAGTTTAATTCAATAA
- a CDS encoding DUF5672 family protein yields the protein MKNTVKIIIPIYKEHFGELEEKSFLQCVKVLKNYDIVLVQPEGLDNSYITNEFNQIKAISFPKRYFENIDGYNELLLSSLFYEAFLDSEYILIYQLDAFVYKDALEEWCQKGYDYIGAPWIATPESTILLKYYNKIVRKFRSKRKKTENKFSLKLVMEAFHYEKQHPIT from the coding sequence ATGAAAAATACTGTAAAAATAATTATTCCGATCTATAAAGAGCATTTTGGGGAGCTAGAGGAAAAATCTTTTTTACAGTGTGTCAAAGTGCTTAAAAACTATGATATTGTTTTAGTTCAGCCTGAAGGACTGGATAATTCTTATATTACGAACGAATTTAATCAAATTAAAGCAATAAGCTTTCCTAAAAGGTATTTTGAAAATATTGATGGTTATAATGAGTTATTGTTGTCGTCTCTTTTTTATGAAGCTTTTTTAGATAGTGAATATATATTGATTTATCAGTTGGATGCTTTTGTCTATAAAGATGCTTTAGAAGAATGGTGTCAAAAAGGGTATGATTATATAGGAGCTCCATGGATTGCCACACCAGAAAGTACTATATTGTTAAAATATTATAATAAAATAGTTAGAAAATTTAGATCAAAAAGAAAAAAGACCGAGAACAAATTTTCTTTAAAGTTGGTAATGGAGGCTTTTCATTACGAAAAACAGCATCCCATTACTTAA
- a CDS encoding DUF5672 family protein has translation MFFKVGNGGFSLRKTASHYLISKTKQDFIFDFLNSADKEIYAIEDVFWSIKAPEFDENFKIPNYKEALYFAIDRKPKIAFKLINNQLPFGCHGINKPKVINFWKPILNKY, from the coding sequence ATTTTCTTTAAAGTTGGTAATGGAGGCTTTTCATTACGAAAAACAGCATCCCATTACTTAATCAGCAAGACAAAACAAGACTTTATTTTTGATTTTCTAAATTCTGCAGATAAAGAGATTTATGCAATCGAAGATGTCTTTTGGTCAATAAAGGCACCTGAATTTGATGAGAATTTTAAGATACCTAATTATAAAGAAGCTTTGTATTTTGCAATAGACCGAAAACCTAAAATAGCATTTAAGTTAATTAATAATCAGCTACCATTTGGTTGTCATGGAATTAATAAACCGAAAGTAATTAATTTTTGGAAACCAATATTAAATAAATACTAA
- a CDS encoding Kdo domain containing protein, whose protein sequence is MTIKYKFFNTQEDTKEILLYIYNFNSSDGIVFGNGQRNVIKLFDIKAKTINIKSFKIPNLFNKIAYKYFRKSKARRSFEYATILLEREIGTPQPIAFLENYNWLGLRDSYYVSEHLVTELTYRELIEVDNYPDFENILRQFTRFTFKLHEKGIEFLDHSPGNTLIKKRGNNEYDFFLVDLNRMNFHTEMSFEQRMNNFRRLTPLKEMIAIMSNEYAKLYSAKTETQIFEKMWKDTVKFQEEFAKKQRLKKRLKFWKS, encoded by the coding sequence ATGACTATCAAATATAAATTTTTTAATACACAAGAAGATACAAAAGAAATTCTTTTATATATATATAATTTCAATTCTTCCGATGGTATTGTTTTTGGAAATGGTCAACGTAATGTTATTAAATTATTTGATATAAAGGCTAAGACGATTAATATTAAATCCTTTAAAATTCCAAATTTATTTAATAAAATAGCTTATAAATATTTTAGAAAATCAAAAGCAAGACGTTCTTTTGAATACGCTACAATTTTATTAGAAAGAGAAATTGGAACTCCGCAACCAATCGCTTTTTTAGAGAACTATAATTGGCTTGGTTTAAGAGATAGTTACTACGTTAGTGAACATTTAGTAACTGAGTTAACTTATAGAGAACTTATTGAGGTTGATAATTATCCTGATTTCGAAAATATATTAAGGCAATTTACCCGTTTTACTTTTAAACTACATGAAAAGGGAATTGAATTTTTAGACCATTCTCCTGGGAATACATTAATTAAAAAAAGAGGTAATAATGAATATGATTTTTTCTTAGTTGATTTAAATAGAATGAATTTTCATACTGAAATGAGTTTTGAACAACGTATGAATAATTTTAGAAGACTTACCCCTCTTAAAGAGATGATTGCAATTATGAGTAATGAGTATGCAAAATTATATTCAGCTAAGACTGAGACTCAAATTTTTGAAAAAATGTGGAAAGATACCGTTAAATTTCAAGAAGAATTTGCGAAAAAGCAAAGGTTAAAAAAGAGATTAAAGTTTTGGAAATCTTAA
- a CDS encoding glycosyltransferase family 9 protein — translation MRSNKYDILIDVYGKLETNLITIFSGADYKISYYKWYSSLFYNHNMKRFEDTTETKYGLAIDNRLLLLNPLNLDADSIDPFPKLYVSNDENDEAIALLDKHKVKKDQKIVMISLLGSEKSKTYPLEYMAKVVEYVAENKNLTILFNYFPNQIEDAQKVFNLCSKSTQEKIHFDLLGSNLRSFIGIMNQCDIIIGNDGGAINMAKALNKPSFTIFSPYVKKNDWATFEDGLRNISVHLNDFKPELIDLSLPHKEIKNNFAQLYEQFNPELFKDQIEFFITKNL, via the coding sequence ATGAGATCTAATAAGTATGATATATTAATTGATGTTTATGGTAAATTAGAAACTAATTTAATAACCATTTTTTCTGGTGCTGATTATAAAATATCATACTACAAATGGTATTCGTCTTTGTTTTACAATCATAACATGAAGCGTTTTGAGGACACTACTGAAACTAAATATGGACTAGCTATAGATAACAGACTTTTGCTATTAAATCCTTTAAATTTGGACGCTGATTCAATAGATCCTTTTCCAAAATTATATGTAAGTAATGACGAAAACGATGAGGCAATTGCTCTTTTAGACAAACATAAAGTAAAAAAAGACCAGAAAATCGTAATGATAAGTCTTTTGGGAAGTGAAAAATCTAAAACTTACCCTCTAGAATACATGGCTAAAGTAGTAGAATATGTTGCAGAGAACAAAAACCTAACTATTCTTTTTAATTATTTTCCAAATCAAATTGAAGACGCTCAAAAAGTATTCAATTTATGCTCAAAAAGTACCCAAGAAAAAATCCATTTTGATTTATTAGGCAGTAATTTACGATCCTTTATAGGCATAATGAATCAGTGTGATATAATCATAGGAAACGATGGCGGAGCAATTAATATGGCAAAAGCATTGAACAAACCCTCTTTTACAATCTTTTCACCATATGTTAAGAAAAACGACTGGGCAACCTTTGAAGATGGATTACGCAATATTTCGGTACATTTAAATGATTTTAAACCCGAATTAATTGATTTAAGTTTACCACACAAGGAGATTAAAAATAATTTCGCTCAACTTTACGAACAATTTAATCCTGAATTATTCAAAGATCAGATTGAGTTCTTTATAACTAAGAATCTTTAA
- a CDS encoding glycosyltransferase family 2 protein, giving the protein MPQNVIVPKISVLTFCFNEENNIKKHIENVSFADEIIFMDGESTDQTVAIAKEFGATVIKQNTTDKIQQQNIAINQAKNDWILLLNLDEYLSPELKNEILTKVSDHKNNELYYIKQTLFFFKKKIKHGEFNNKKRIFLFDKKRYSYSGDEKRKSNISFFKSNVLKNRIDSYSYKSFDEYNYKLSLLSKKEALELYDKNMKPNFYHFLLKPFFNFINQYFIKFGFLDGKEGYILAYINSFAVLKRYLILWLTYNKME; this is encoded by the coding sequence ATGCCCCAAAATGTAATAGTTCCAAAAATTAGTGTTTTGACATTTTGTTTTAATGAAGAGAACAATATAAAAAAGCACATTGAAAATGTTTCATTTGCTGATGAAATCATCTTCATGGATGGTGAAAGTACTGATCAAACAGTAGCTATTGCAAAGGAATTTGGTGCAACTGTTATTAAACAAAATACCACTGACAAAATACAACAACAAAATATAGCTATCAATCAGGCCAAAAATGATTGGATATTATTATTAAATTTAGATGAATATCTTTCTCCTGAGCTTAAAAATGAAATTTTAACTAAAGTTTCTGATCATAAAAATAATGAACTTTATTACATTAAACAGACATTATTTTTCTTCAAAAAGAAAATAAAACACGGGGAATTCAACAACAAAAAAAGAATTTTTCTTTTTGATAAAAAAAGATACTCTTATTCAGGCGATGAAAAAAGGAAATCTAATATATCGTTCTTTAAATCAAATGTATTAAAAAACAGAATAGACTCTTATTCATACAAAAGTTTCGACGAATACAACTATAAGCTAAGTTTATTAAGTAAAAAGGAAGCTTTAGAATTATATGATAAAAATATGAAACCAAATTTTTATCATTTTTTACTAAAACCTTTTTTCAACTTTATAAATCAATATTTCATTAAATTTGGCTTCCTTGACGGTAAAGAAGGTTATATTCTTGCTTATATAAATTCATTTGCGGTTTTAAAACGTTATTTAATACTTTGGTTAACATATAACAAAATGGAGTAA
- a CDS encoding polysaccharide deacetylase family protein → MSRLPILMYHNICESENETNNLTISVQKLEEQFQYLKDNNYQTYHFEELSKMKSIPKRSIVLTFDDVTENQLTYAVPLLDKFNLKASFFIPFSYIGKTDLWNESSEVLGNKIMTIEQLKKLNRDRIELGYHSYEHKKYSLLSDLEIEKDFMKCEEVIKVNDLKIYSALAYPYGNYPKKGSGKELFKQVIAKNKIKFGLKIGNRPNRFPFKDNYEIKRIDIKGHDSLMTFRLKIKFGKLKLF, encoded by the coding sequence ATGTCTCGACTCCCTATTTTAATGTATCATAACATTTGCGAATCTGAAAATGAAACTAATAATTTGACTATTTCAGTGCAAAAATTAGAAGAACAATTTCAATATTTAAAAGATAATAATTATCAAACCTATCATTTTGAAGAATTATCAAAAATGAAGTCTATCCCCAAAAGGAGTATTGTTCTTACTTTTGATGATGTTACTGAAAATCAGCTTACTTATGCAGTGCCTTTATTGGATAAATTCAATTTAAAGGCCAGTTTCTTTATTCCTTTTTCATATATAGGAAAAACAGATTTATGGAATGAAAGTTCTGAGGTTTTGGGGAATAAAATAATGACAATCGAGCAGTTAAAAAAACTGAATAGAGACAGAATAGAATTAGGATACCATTCCTATGAGCATAAAAAATATAGCTTATTATCTGATTTAGAAATAGAAAAAGATTTTATGAAGTGCGAGGAGGTGATAAAAGTTAATGATTTAAAAATATATTCTGCTTTGGCCTATCCATATGGTAATTACCCTAAGAAGGGAAGTGGAAAAGAACTTTTTAAGCAGGTAATAGCTAAGAATAAAATAAAATTTGGTTTAAAAATTGGCAATCGCCCTAATCGTTTTCCTTTTAAAGATAATTATGAAATTAAGCGAATAGATATTAAAGGACATGATAGTTTAATGACATTCAGGTTAAAAATCAAATTTGGGAAATTAAAGCTATTCTAA
- a CDS encoding glycosyltransferase family 2 protein has protein sequence MKKLSVIILTYNEEFYIADAIKSVSFADEIIVLDSHSTDATQEIASNLGVKLIFRKFDNYCNQRNYAISFATGDWILFLDADERVTEKLQKEILESIESDKFDAYKIWFPHYFMNRFLFHYTDKVVRLMKNENLVFENEVHEKLILKSKPGVLKNYMIHYTYKGLFHFISKKDKYAWFQAKMSADKGKKVTLFLLFFKPFYRFFHTYIVKRVYLDGVPGLAAAAIDAYGVFSRYAKMMLIEKDLE, from the coding sequence ATGAAAAAACTATCTGTTATCATACTTACTTATAATGAAGAGTTTTATATTGCCGATGCAATAAAATCTGTTTCATTTGCTGATGAGATTATCGTTTTAGACTCTCATAGCACTGATGCTACACAAGAAATTGCTTCTAATCTTGGGGTTAAGCTCATTTTTAGAAAATTTGACAATTACTGTAACCAAAGGAATTATGCAATAAGCTTTGCAACTGGAGATTGGATATTATTTTTAGATGCCGATGAAAGAGTTACAGAAAAGCTTCAAAAAGAAATACTTGAAAGCATCGAATCGGATAAATTTGATGCTTACAAAATTTGGTTTCCACATTATTTCATGAACCGTTTTCTATTTCATTACACAGACAAAGTCGTTCGTTTAATGAAAAATGAAAATCTAGTTTTTGAAAATGAAGTACATGAAAAATTAATACTAAAGTCAAAGCCTGGTGTATTAAAAAACTACATGATACATTACACCTACAAAGGACTATTCCATTTCATAAGTAAAAAGGATAAATATGCCTGGTTCCAAGCAAAAATGTCTGCAGATAAAGGAAAAAAAGTAACGCTATTTTTACTTTTCTTTAAACCCTTTTATCGTTTTTTTCACACTTATATTGTAAAAAGAGTCTATCTTGATGGAGTACCAGGTCTTGCGGCGGCGGCAATCGATGCTTATGGTGTTTTCTCTAGATATGCAAAAATGATGTTAATAGAAAAAGATTTAGAATAG
- a CDS encoding 2,3,4,5-tetrahydropyridine-2,6-dicarboxylate N-succinyltransferase: MNSLQTIIEQAWDNRALLQETTTTNAIREVIELLDTGKLRVAEPTGETWQVNEWVKKAVVMYFPIQKMETLESGIFEYHDKMLLKRGYAEKGIRVVPNAVARYGAYISSGVILMPSYVNIGAYVDEGTMVDTWATVGSCAQIGKNVHLSGGVGIGGVLEPLQAAPVIIEDGAFIGSRCIVVEGVHVGKEAVLGANVCLTASTKIIDVTGETPVEMKGYVPARSVVIPGSYTKKFAAGEFQVPCALIIGTRKPSTDLKTSLNNALREYDVAV, from the coding sequence ATGAATTCATTACAAACTATTATAGAACAAGCTTGGGATAACAGAGCTTTATTACAAGAAACAACAACTACAAATGCTATCAGAGAAGTAATTGAACTTTTAGATACTGGAAAATTGCGTGTTGCTGAACCAACTGGAGAAACTTGGCAAGTTAACGAATGGGTAAAAAAAGCAGTGGTTATGTATTTCCCTATTCAAAAAATGGAAACTCTAGAATCTGGTATTTTCGAGTATCACGATAAAATGCTACTAAAAAGAGGATATGCTGAAAAGGGTATTCGCGTAGTACCTAATGCTGTAGCACGTTATGGAGCATATATTTCTAGTGGTGTAATCTTAATGCCTAGCTATGTAAATATTGGAGCATATGTTGATGAAGGAACTATGGTAGATACATGGGCAACCGTAGGAAGCTGTGCTCAAATAGGTAAAAATGTACATTTAAGTGGTGGTGTAGGAATTGGAGGCGTATTAGAGCCATTACAAGCTGCTCCAGTGATTATCGAAGACGGTGCATTTATAGGTTCACGTTGTATCGTTGTAGAAGGCGTTCATGTTGGTAAAGAAGCTGTTTTAGGAGCAAATGTATGTTTAACAGCCTCAACTAAAATAATTGATGTAACTGGTGAGACTCCTGTTGAAATGAAAGGATATGTACCTGCTCGATCAGTAGTTATTCCTGGAAGTTATACCAAAAAATTTGCTGCAGGCGAATTTCAAGTTCCATGTGCTTTAATTATTGGTACTCGTAAGCCATCTACAGATTTAAAAACTTCATTAAACAATGCACTTCGTGAGTACGATGTTGCTGTATAA
- a CDS encoding PAS domain-containing protein — protein sequence MNQENQLFKRPTPIDKEVSWDKTQVIMSKTNPIGIIEYANETFVDVCGYEDYELMGQPHSIIRHPDMPRVIFKVLWENLKKGNNFHAVVKNLAKSGRFYWVVTDFEIAKDENGVIVNYFARRRSVPQEVISMHIEPLYKKLLQIESASGMEFSEKYLIGFLEEKNRSYIEYIKDLMYENEKNQSTHHQSETQTQHEEEEEERGFFSRFFNR from the coding sequence ATGAATCAAGAAAACCAGTTGTTTAAAAGACCTACGCCAATTGATAAAGAAGTTTCTTGGGATAAAACCCAAGTGATTATGAGTAAAACAAATCCAATTGGAATTATCGAATATGCAAATGAAACTTTTGTAGATGTTTGCGGATACGAAGATTATGAGTTAATGGGGCAGCCACACAGCATCATAAGACATCCTGATATGCCACGAGTAATATTTAAAGTACTATGGGAAAACCTTAAAAAAGGGAATAATTTTCATGCTGTTGTAAAAAATCTAGCTAAATCTGGAAGATTTTATTGGGTTGTTACAGATTTTGAAATTGCAAAGGATGAAAATGGAGTGATCGTAAACTATTTTGCCAGAAGACGCTCTGTGCCACAAGAAGTAATCTCGATGCATATTGAGCCTTTATATAAAAAATTGTTGCAAATAGAATCAGCTAGCGGAATGGAGTTTAGTGAGAAATATCTAATTGGATTTTTAGAAGAGAAAAATAGAAGTTATATAGAGTATATTAAAGATTTAATGTATGAGAATGAAAAAAATCAATCGACTCATCATCAATCAGAAACTCAAACTCAACATGAAGAGGAAGAGGAGGAAAGAGGCTTTTTTAGTCGTTTCTTTAATAGATAA
- the ruvX gene encoding Holliday junction resolvase RuvX translates to MPRILAIDYGQKRTGIAVTDELQIIASGLTTIPSHTTIDFLKDYFAKEKVEAVLIGEPKQMNGEPSGSASIIKGFVTHFSNIFPDMKVVRVDERFTSKMAFQTMIDSGLSKKQRQNKGLIDEISATIMLQDYLSRKMF, encoded by the coding sequence ATGCCAAGAATTCTCGCTATAGATTACGGACAAAAAAGAACAGGAATAGCTGTTACTGATGAATTGCAAATTATTGCCTCAGGTTTAACAACAATTCCGTCACATACAACAATTGATTTTTTAAAAGACTATTTTGCCAAAGAGAAGGTCGAAGCAGTTTTAATTGGTGAGCCAAAACAAATGAATGGAGAACCATCAGGGAGTGCTTCAATTATAAAAGGTTTTGTAACTCATTTTTCAAATATTTTTCCTGATATGAAAGTGGTTCGAGTAGATGAAAGATTTACTTCTAAGATGGCATTTCAAACAATGATTGATAGTGGACTGAGTAAAAAGCAACGTCAAAACAAAGGATTGATTGACGAGATCTCAGCAACGATAATGCTTCAGGATTATTTGTCTCGAAAAATGTTCTAA